From Erigeron canadensis isolate Cc75 chromosome 5, C_canadensis_v1, whole genome shotgun sequence:
TATATATGACCCAAACTcacaaaaagaaattttatttttagattaagGTTAAGTCACAAGCTAGTTTAAGAGGTAAGATTCACAGCCCAACCCTTATTCATATACGTATATACGACATATCAGTAGTTTAAGAAATAGGTAAAACTTGTAATACGACTAGGCTGTTATATAAAAACTGTTTTTAAATGAAGGCATGATAGTATTTGAATATTCatactatataaaataagaCCAGTACATATATGTTACATCTTTTTTTATTGAAACCATGACCTGCTGTTGCTAAAGAAGTACTAAAAGAGATAATACTTATAACCCGACATTTTCTTAGACTATTAtgcctatatatatgtatcagcAGTCAACTCAGCTCATCAAAACCTATGAAAGTATAATTTATAACAGAATCAAACCATATATATAAGTGTTGCTCAAATCAGTAATTTGTCATTGACTTTTACAAAATCTGTTGTGTATCCATACGTAGCTAAGATACTAAAACCATGAGTCATGTATCAGTACTGTTACAGCTTAAAGTTCTTAAGTTGTAGACATGTTTATAACCTACTGATTAAAGAAACCATATTTAGACATTAGTATAAATTTCCTGCAGTCACCCCTTTTACCCAGATTGTACATGTACCCGATGACCCATTTGGACAGTCCTGACTCGACTCAAATTGGCTCAACCGATTTCATGGTATAGTAAGTCTAacattattatacatattactACTAGATTAACCTCCCTTAAcgataactaaatatatatagtatattcgGCTTGTCAACTACTCTGATCATACAGGAAGTGATCTGATGCTTATGTGAAACCCGAACTATGAGTTGTAACCATTAACAGTACTGTTCCAGATTATTTAGATTAACGAAACTAAAACTaagattattaagaataattGATCAATAAACCAGAATGATATACCTCCAATGGTGATATCGAAACCTAGCCAGACGGCACCCTCCTTGTTAACTCTTAAACCCGTTGATTAAACCTACTTGCTGTGCTGCCTTCTTCTCTGACCTCGATTTAAATTGGAATGGTAAATAATCGAATGAAAGTCACCAGGTATAGCAAATATTAGAGAAAGTGGTTCAGGCTCTTACCTCACACCTAAGAGAAATTACAGCAAACTACAAAAACACCCTCTTCTCAAGAGCTGATCACTCCTTCCTCTCTGTTCCCACGCAGCTGAGAGCTGTAATTTATGATGACCCGAATGGCGATTAGAAGGGATATATAAAACCAACTCAGCCCCCGCTTCTCTGATGAAGTATGTTATATGCAGAGAGTTGGTTAATGGGCTTAGTCACGTTCTAAATATCTAAGTCAAACCCTTTTTCTAACTGTAATTAtcctaattttatttatttatttcccACCTATTTtactattaatattattttatgtaaatcacgggttataataataactagtttTTTGTGCCCGGGCTTCGCCTCGGATAGAATCGTAATTTATACGTAATGTTAAATGTACACTACAAAAACAtctaagattaaaaaaaagtcgGTTGTACAATATAAATTAGTCAAACATATTTAACCACTAATCATAACCAATTTTAAATCTAGATTTGAGACAATGTTTAAAGATTTGTGCAATGTAAAAACATGATACCAACATATTTACTTTTTTCATTTATGTGTTATCTTCAATTGATGATATTCTAAAAAATCATTGTACATCAAAATGTCTAGATAAAAGGTCATTctctttaaataaattataaacttcTAACCATCATTCACGATTCCTGAATTAGCTCAAAGCCTCAAATCATCAGCCCCCTAAAAGCCCATTCtcttatttttcaatttatacGTTAAAGAAAAGTATTTAgtgtttaaataaatataaattaaatattgtagatatacatttttttgcaaattaaatatagatattatGCAATTATTATATAGCCTATTGTTATGTTATGGTTATACGTGGCCTTCTAAAAAGAAATGTTATGGGTTTACGTGTGATGTGTAAAAAAGCAATCAAAGTAGTAGTGGGGGTTTCTGACTTTGAGTCATGTGCCTAGATCACCTACCCACCATTTCATAGGCATTGagtaacaccaccaggtcaacggtcaaccccaccaggttattagcggcgacgtcgctgCTAATAGTGAGACCCCCGACACGACCGACGTTGATGCCAGACAAACGCTGCAGACTGATGTGGCAACGTGGCAGTGCCACATCAGTCTGCAGCGTTTGTCTGGCATCAGATATCGGGAATGGTTTATGACATATCGGGAATGGTTCTTTGACATAGTTCAATAGGATCAAAAGATGTTAGTGCATAGGAATCATCGATTTTGACGTAGTTCAATAGGATCAAAAGATGTTAGTGCATAGGAATCATCgatttcaaaactatatatatatggaatgtcCAACTACATGTATACTTGAAAAGAACAGCAACTAATAACATATTCAATACCCTAAAGTCGTGGTTTTCATACTGAATTATTgtgtattttgaaaaaaaatttcaaacatacgaatcatcattttcattacatatttgtagttgCTGGTATTGTGTATCGTTTTCAATCttagtgtttatatatatatatatgtattatgaatatagatatagatattatacgtatgtgtaaatatatatacatatatatatagtatggacaccattaatagttaatgtagttgatgtttacttgaattgtttcagatggatagtttggaggatatttgggcagacccagaaaacgtacgtattgaagtgtcggataatgtgtttgagcaacctgatgTAGATGGTGAATATGAATGCGAAGCTGGGGACTTCGAAACTGACGAGGTGTTCGGTTCCTTTGAAGAATTAACGGAGTGGACTCAAAGAACagcaatggatttgggttatgttctagtcTTACGCCGaacgaacaaaaactcaaaagaggtggtcaataaagtgacacttatatgtcaccacggtggagcgcgcgatgcaaggttaattggcCCACCCAAACGGTCCAATAAGATAGGTTGTCCCttcactttaataggccgccctgggcgtgatggtggttggaggttaaccgtcaaggattggagacacaatcatgatccaactaccgatctgcaagggaatgcatacgccagacggatgacggatgaagaaaaggaatatgtggggacctaatcggatcgcggtttgtacccacatcagatcctggtaaacctcaaacttgaatttccagGAAACCTGACTCGGAAAGGAGACATTACCAACTTCCTGAAAGCGAGACGGAGGTCAGGCCAAGCAGGGCGTACTCCAATGTaggtacaaacattaaatattatattgtactacgttgttggaattgacttatttactTTACGTTGGTCACTTTTCGCAGGTAATGTTCTCACTGTTGCAGGAGAAAAGGtacttttaccagttcaccacaaataacaaaaatggacgcttggagaacctgtttttcattcatccaacatcaatgaccctatggcgcgCATTCCCCTAGGTTATTGAAATAGTCACCACGTACAAAACCAACATCTATaacatgccgctagttgagatcgtcggcgtgacttcaacggggaagaccttcagtttagcgtaTGCGTTTATTGTAAACGAGCGGGAGGCGAATTATCAATGGGTGTTACGATGTCTCAAGTCCACCCTTGCTGATAGCTTTGCcgttcgtgtcgttcttactgacagggagctggccctgatgagagctttgaaggttgttatgccggaAGCGAAACAACTGCTGTGTAGGTACcatatatggcaaaacataatgaagcactgcgaaccggcattgcggatgaagaaagatgttaacattgacAGGCTTAACGACTGGTGGAAAAAAGTCTATCAATCTCGGACTTTTGACGAGTTTAAGTCTAACGAAAAGGagttaaagaaaaaacttaCAGGTTTCCCAGGCGTCTACAAGTACCTGACCGATAATTGGTTGGCCCCATACCGAGAGCAGTTTGTGTCCTGTTGGGTCGATCAACACCTCAACTACCAaaaccacaccacaaacagagtCGAGGCCGAACACCACTTACTGAAGGAAGAATTTAGGGGGAAATGCACATTTAATAGAATCCTGCAATGTGTTGATTCAGTCCTGATCGCTCAAGAAACATAAATAAGGGGCCAACTAGGGTATAGCAACGCGACCTGGAAggggaaacataattacaactgtatgaaggacctgttgggaaaggtttcacttaaagctttggacatcatggctgatGAAATCGTACGCATAGACAAAGTCCTTAAAAGACATGTAAAAATATGCGGGTGCAAGGTTCAGTCCAGTTGCGGGCTACCATGTGCTTGCAAGATTGCCGAGTACATGCAGCGCGGTTAGTACgatttattacttgtattttttcatcaaaaggaCATAATTTCGTACACTTATTTATATCGAAAAAATACAGGAACTCGTATACAGCCTCATGTCATAGACCCGTTTTGGAGAAAGCTTGACTTAACACCGTGGACATGCGTAGAAGACGAAGACGAAGAAGACGAGGTCCATATAGTCGTTGAGCGTCTTACGAATTTCTTGGATCAGCAACCCAAGGCCCAAAAGAAAcattggttgtcaaaaattaaagacatgtttaagCCCGGTAAGACACAAGTGAAAGATCCTCTTGTTCAAAAGACCACACGTGGTAGATCAGTCGGCTCGAAACAAAAACCGCCAAAGGTATACATAATacatcaaaaattttttttgtgtaattcaataaatacagtatatataacTACCTCAGTTTAGGACACTGATTCTAACTAATGCCCCAGGTGCCTGATCTCAACAAAAACCCACCTGGGCTTCGAAAATCCAAGTCTAGTCGACCGAGGGAATACAAGGTACCAGATTTGAACAAACCCCCACCTGCGCAGCCCGCCAGACACAGTATGTACGAGGCGTCCCAGTCCTGTCGTTATCCTGAGAAACGAAACTTGTTCGAGGATCAATCCCACCCTAAATCAGAATGGGTCAAAGATAATCCTGACATTTTTGGAAACATGCACCCATATCCAGGtctagatgatatatatactttcggGGAGCCGTCCCAATCCTACGAGGTCGGGGAAACACCATATgtattacaaaaattatatggattcgGCGAAACGTCCCAAGAACATTGGCTCAACTATGACCAGCCATTTTCCAACTTAGTTGATGACATCTTCGGGCCACCATGGACACAACCTAGAAATGCACCCATATATGAAACAACGCAGGAGCTGGTGTCAGATCAGAGTCAGAGGCACCGTCTGTGGccagttgggttgggtatgttGCGGAACCGTATAATGCCAGTCTTTCCCAAAATTACGCTTAGGCCGTACGTTGTAGGCGCACAAAATGTCAAAGGAGACAGTAACTGTGGATTTCGAGCTACCGCTGTAGCTTTGGGGCTAGATGAGGAGATGGGTGCAGAGTGGGTTCGTACGCAGATGCTCGCGGAGTATGAATCTGACCTCGATGGATACATGCAAATGTTTGGGCAAACAGAGGGCAACCGAATGTTGTCGGCGCTGCGAACCTCTTATTATGGAAGAAGCGGGCCCAGAGATCATTGGATGAGTAAAGTGTGGTTCCATATCCTCCTAGCCAATAAGCTGGGTATAATAGTCAACTGCGTTAGCCTACGTGACCCCCGTACAGTATTTCCGATGCATCACGGCTTAGATCAACTGTTATTCAAACAACCGATAAGTATTGCTCTCATAAACGacgaaacccattttgttgcagTGAAATTAGCAGGCGACTACCCAATGGCTTACAAGAATCCGGAATGGGAATTTCACGCAACCGATCCTGCACGTCGACTAGCATTAACGTACGCAAATCAAGAAGATGCGTATCAAAATTGGTTGTACGCAAACATACCAAGAGTACCACCAGGCCCTcctattgtaataaatgattaaaatagTTCAATGCTTTATATAGGTTGTTTGtatgtatactttttttattgtatatattttttatgtatttaagttgttgttgttccaAAACAAGTTTCTATCAacaatttttcatacttttctATTGTACGtacattgattttataataGACTCAAAAAGTTGataccaattatttttttagcaacaaatgtataaaaacaaaaaaaatacaaatgattaTATCACGCAAATCAAGATTACAAAAGGAAATCACACTTcagttaaacgatgaatacaaacaataaaaaaaaggaaaaactaaTCATGttcatcatcactatcactatcactatcactaccCAACCGCTGTGTGGGGGCCCGTGACGTGCTAGGCCCAGCATGGGATGATGACGTGCTAGGTCCGGCCTCGAATGATGACTGGCTCCAAGGGCTACCCTGCGCGAACATATCATTGACGTTAAAGGACGGTGACTGCTGGGCTGGGAAGGGTTGCTCTATATCCTCTGGGAGGGGGACATTCAGTCCACGTGTTCCCCTAACCACACGCCCAACCACACGAGTATGTCCCGATCGGGTCCCTAAAGCGTCCACATATGTCTGCGTAGGCGGGGTATTGGGCACATGGGAAAGTCTTTGGTGGGTATCAAGAAGCCGCTCCTGTAGCACATgaaaattaagttaataataactcaaaattagttatacttaatataaatataccaaaaaaatatcttttttccgGATTTGTGCAAGATCTTACATAAATGGGCCTAACTGCGTCCTGCACCATCCCATCTCATCTCGTGTGGGCCCGCAAATAAAACTCAGGCGGCTCCTCACGTCGCCCATCATTATCTTCctgtatatacattaatcaaagttatatatttgtatgtgtatctctgtatagatatatgtttacatacgtggatataaataattacgtataacttacagcgtaacgccattcacgctgagcgtatgactgccgaccgtgagtactgacaaaattattttgttgctGCCTGTTTGTCGTGTTTCTTTGGGCAGCAATCATCCGGGGCTCGCTGGTCCAGTAACCCAGTAGATAACTCCACACCTGTGGAGGCATCCCGTACGGAGGTTGACCCTCCAGTTCTGCCAGCCTCTGGGACCCACCCATGTCAGTGAACcaagtcttcttgaattttgctTTTT
This genomic window contains:
- the LOC122601199 gene encoding uncharacterized protein LOC122601199, producing MVQDAVRPIYERLLDTHQRLSHVPNTPPTQTYVDALGTRSGHTRVVGRVVRGTRGLNVPLPEDIEQPFPAQQSPSFNVNDMFAQGSPWSQSSFEAGPSTSSSHAGPSTSRAPTQRLGSDSDSDSDDEHD